A single region of the Mus caroli chromosome 16, CAROLI_EIJ_v1.1, whole genome shotgun sequence genome encodes:
- the Zbtb21 gene encoding zinc finger and BTB domain-containing protein 21 isoform X3: MMHSVQRAHKHSGEEERRKMCACQIKCRMEGLLHYINPAHAISLLSALNEERLKGQLCDVLLIVGDQKFRAHKNVLAASSEYFQSLFTNKENEAQTVFQLDFCEPDAFDNVLNYIYSSSLFVEKGSLAAVQELGYSLGISFLTNIVAKAPQAPFPACPNRKRVPVEDDETSSQKRSVIVCQGRSEVPGKASGPAMQDLSHTARASPSASVKTSTSKPHVAKPPEQLHSLPLTEKSWTKDSAAVYAKSLEQPGALDDPNRGSLVKRNTVLPPKPSQDREATDDKPGVSSQLPKGKAIELALKRPRPPVLSLHSSSETPYLLKETSKGGGQGEDRNLLYYSKLGLVVPSGGPASANQSIDRSGPLVKSLLRRSLSMDSQVPVYSPSIDLKSSQGSSTAANEAPGSVFCAMSQKSSLKDCSEKKALDDRPQVLQPHRLRSFSASQSTDREEASPVTEVRIKTEPSSPLSDPSDIIRVTVGGEAAAVAAAAAATRDLPLKTEEDQRDMSRLPAKRRFQTDRRSPLKKAKANEHGPAVSEENCEEGRSPPSLDSNFPDSDLNREEFEQGNHERLCRNATVCPYCSLRFFSPALKQEHEDRCEYKKLTCLECMRTFKSSFSIWRHQVEVHNQNNMALAENFALATLDHNGEVAAASRPQTEPSKVNHVATPKEDTAFSDSSEQVNFDSEDSSCLPEDLSLSKQLKVQVKEEPVEEAEEEAPEASAAPREAGPSKETGLWPCEKCGKMFTAHKQLERHQELLCSVKPFICHVCYKAFRTNFRLWSHFQTHMSQATEEPVQKESEVCPVPTNSPSPPPLPPPPPLPKIQPLEPDSPTGLPENPTPATEKLFAPQESDTLFYHAPPLSAITFKRQFMCKLCHRTFKTAFSLWSHEQTHN; this comes from the exons ATGATGCACAGTGTACAGCGGGCTCACAAACACtcgggagaggaagagagaagaaagatgtgtGCTTGCCAG ATAAAGTGCAGGATGGAGGGACTGCTGCATTACATCAACCCAGCACATGCTATCTCTCTGCTCAGTGCCCTCAATGAGGAGCGCCTCAAGGGACAGCTGTGTGACGTGCTCCTGATTGTTGGGGACCAGAAATTCCGAGCTCATAAGAACGTCTTGGCTGCCAGCAGTGAGTACTTCCAGAGTTTATTCACGAATAAGGAGAACGAGGCACAGACTGTCTTTCAGCTGGACTTCTGTGAGCCTGACGCTTTTGACAACGTTCTGAACTACATTTACTCTTCTTCCCTTTTTGTGGAGAAGGGCAGCCTTGCTGCTGTGCAGGAGCTGGGGTATAGCCTTGGTATCTCCTTCCTGACCAACATCGTTGCCAAAGCCCCTCAGGCTCCTTTTCCAGCCTGTCCCAACAGGAAAAGAGTGCCAGTGGAAGATGATGAAACCAGCTCTCAAAAGCGAAGTGTCATTGTGTGTCAGGGCAGAAGTGAAGTGCCAGGGAAAGCCAGTGGTCCAGCCATGCAGGACCTCAGCCATACTGCCCGGGCCTCCCCCAGTGCTTCAGTCAAGACCAGCACCAGTAAGCCACATGTGGCCAAGCCGCCAGAGCAGCTTCATAGTCTGCCCTTAACTGAAAAGAGCTGGACAAAGGATAGTGCTGCAGTATATGCAAAGTCTCTGGAACAGCCTGGGGCTTTGGATGATCCTAATAGGGGCAGTTTGGTAAAGAGAAATACAGTCCTGCCCccaaagccttcacaggacaggGAGGCCACAGATGATAAACCAGGGGTGAGCAGCCAGCTTCCCAAGGGGAAAGCTATAGAGCTGGCTCTGAAGAGACCACGGCCCCCTGTTCTGTCTCTTCATAGCTCATCAGAGACTCCATATCTCTTAAAAGAAACTAGCAAAGGAGGTGGTCAGGGGGAGGATAGGAACTTGCTCTACTACTCTAAGCTAGGACTGGTGGTCCCTTCTGGTGGGCCTGCTTCTGCAAACCAGAGCATTGACAGAAGCGGCCCACTAGTGAAAAGCCTCCTCAGGCGGTCACTGTCTATGGACAGCCAGGTTCCTGTTTACTCCCCCTCCATAGATTTGAAGTCATCCCAGGGATCATCCACAGCGGCAAATGAGGCACCGGGTAGTGTGTTCTGTGCGATGTCTCAAAAGTCATCTTTAAAAGATTGCAGTGAAAAAAAAGCTCTGGATGACAGGCCTCAAGTGCTCCAGCCTCATCGCCTCAGGTCCTTTAGTGCTTCCCAGTCAACAGACAGGGAGGAAGCCTCCCCTGTGACTGAGGTACGCATTAAGACGGAACCCAGCAGCCCACTGTCGGACCCCTCAGACATCATCCGGGTCACTgtgggaggagaagcagcagcagtagcagcagcagcagcagctacaaGAGACCTGCCCCTCAAAACAGAGGAAGACCAGAGAGATATGAGCAGACTCCCAGCAAAGAGAAGGttccagacagacagaaggtCACCCTTGAAGAAGGCAAAGGCAAATGAACACGGACCTGCTGTCTCAGAAGAGAACTGTGAAGAGGGCAGGAGCCCTCCTTCCCTTGACAGCAACTTCCCAGATTCTGACTTAAACAGAGAGGAGTTTG AGCAAGGCAACCACGAGCGCTTGTGCCGGAACGCCACCGTTTGCCCTTACTGCAGCCTCAGGTTCTTCTCTCCCGCACTGAAGCAGGAACATGAGGACAGGTGTGAGTACAAAAAGCTGACTTGCCTGGAGTGCATGCGAACCTTCAAGTCCTCCTTCAGCATCTGGCGGCACCAGGTAGAAGTGCATAACCAGAACAACATGGCTTTAGCAGAGAACTTCGCCCTGGCCACCCTGGACCACAACGGTGAAGTGGCAGCTGCTTCCAGGCCTCAGACTGAGCCCAGCAAGGTAAACCATGTGGCCACTCCAAAAGAGGATACAGCATTTAGCGACTCTTCAGAGCAAGTGAACTTTGATTCTGAGgattcctcctgcctccctgaagACTTGAGTCTTTCAAAGCAACTGAAAGTCCAGGTCAAAGAGGAGCctgtggaggaggcagaggaggaggctcCTGAGGCTAGTGCAGCTCCCAGGGAGGCTGGCCCCAGCAAGGAGACCGGCCTATGGCCCTGTGAGAAATGCGGAAAGATGTTCACGGCACACAAGCAGCTGGAGCGGCACCAGGAGCTGCTGTGTTCTGTGAAGCCCTTCATCTGCCACGTATGCTACAAAGCCTTCCGTACCAACTTCCGACTCTGGAGTCACTTCCAGACCCACATGTCTCAGGCTACAGAGGAGCCTGTGCAGAAAGAATCAGAGGTGTGTCCTGTGCCCACaaactccccctccccaccacctctgCCACCTCCGCCACCCTTGCCCAAGATTCAGCCCCTGGAGCCAGACAGCCCTACAGGCCTGCCTGAGAACCCAACCCCAGCTACAGAGAAGCTGTTTGCACCCCAGGAGTCAGATACCCTCTTCTACCATGCCCCACCCCTTTCAGCAATCACATTTAAAAGACAGTTCATGTGCAAGCTCTGCCATAGGACATTCAAGACGGCCTTCAGTCTTTGGAGTCATGAGCAGACACACAATTAA
- the Zbtb21 gene encoding zinc finger and BTB domain-containing protein 21 isoform X5: MEGLLHYINPAHAISLLSALNEERLKGQLCDVLLIVGDQKFRAHKNVLAASKQGNHERLCRNATVCPYCSLRFFSPALKQEHEDRCEYKKLTCLECMRTFKSSFSIWRHQVEVHNQNNMALAENFALATLDHNGEVAAASRPQTEPSKVNHVATPKEDTAFSDSSEQVNFDSEDSSCLPEDLSLSKQLKVQVKEEPVEEAEEEAPEASAAPREAGPSKETGLWPCEKCGKMFTAHKQLERHQELLCSVKPFICHVCYKAFRTNFRLWSHFQTHMSQATEEPVQKESEVCPVPTNSPSPPPLPPPPPLPKIQPLEPDSPTGLPENPTPATEKLFAPQESDTLFYHAPPLSAITFKRQFMCKLCHRTFKTAFSLWSHEQTHN; encoded by the exons ATGGAGGGACTGCTGCATTACATCAACCCAGCACATGCTATCTCTCTGCTCAGTGCCCTCAATGAGGAGCGCCTCAAGGGACAGCTGTGTGACGTGCTCCTGATTGTTGGGGACCAGAAATTCCGAGCTCATAAGAACGTCTTGGCTGCCAGCA AGCAAGGCAACCACGAGCGCTTGTGCCGGAACGCCACCGTTTGCCCTTACTGCAGCCTCAGGTTCTTCTCTCCCGCACTGAAGCAGGAACATGAGGACAGGTGTGAGTACAAAAAGCTGACTTGCCTGGAGTGCATGCGAACCTTCAAGTCCTCCTTCAGCATCTGGCGGCACCAGGTAGAAGTGCATAACCAGAACAACATGGCTTTAGCAGAGAACTTCGCCCTGGCCACCCTGGACCACAACGGTGAAGTGGCAGCTGCTTCCAGGCCTCAGACTGAGCCCAGCAAGGTAAACCATGTGGCCACTCCAAAAGAGGATACAGCATTTAGCGACTCTTCAGAGCAAGTGAACTTTGATTCTGAGgattcctcctgcctccctgaagACTTGAGTCTTTCAAAGCAACTGAAAGTCCAGGTCAAAGAGGAGCctgtggaggaggcagaggaggaggctcCTGAGGCTAGTGCAGCTCCCAGGGAGGCTGGCCCCAGCAAGGAGACCGGCCTATGGCCCTGTGAGAAATGCGGAAAGATGTTCACGGCACACAAGCAGCTGGAGCGGCACCAGGAGCTGCTGTGTTCTGTGAAGCCCTTCATCTGCCACGTATGCTACAAAGCCTTCCGTACCAACTTCCGACTCTGGAGTCACTTCCAGACCCACATGTCTCAGGCTACAGAGGAGCCTGTGCAGAAAGAATCAGAGGTGTGTCCTGTGCCCACaaactccccctccccaccacctctgCCACCTCCGCCACCCTTGCCCAAGATTCAGCCCCTGGAGCCAGACAGCCCTACAGGCCTGCCTGAGAACCCAACCCCAGCTACAGAGAAGCTGTTTGCACCCCAGGAGTCAGATACCCTCTTCTACCATGCCCCACCCCTTTCAGCAATCACATTTAAAAGACAGTTCATGTGCAAGCTCTGCCATAGGACATTCAAGACGGCCTTCAGTCTTTGGAGTCATGAGCAGACACACAATTAA
- the Zbtb21 gene encoding zinc finger and BTB domain-containing protein 21 isoform X2 has translation MEGLLHYINPAHAISLLSALNEERLKGQLCDVLLIVGDQKFRAHKNVLAASSEYFQSLFTNKENEAQTVFQLDFCEPDAFDNVLNYIYSSSLFVEKGSLAAVQELGYSLGISFLTNIVAKAPQAPFPACPNRKRVPVEDDETSSQKRSVIVCQGRSEVPGKASGPAMQDLSHTARASPSASVKTSTSKPHVAKPPEQLHSLPLTEKSWTKDSAAVYAKSLEQPGALDDPNRGSLVKRNTVLPPKPSQDREATDDKPGVSSQLPKGKAIELALKRPRPPVLSLHSSSETPYLLKETSKGGGQGEDRNLLYYSKLGLVVPSGGPASANQSIDRSGPLVKSLLRRSLSMDSQVPVYSPSIDLKSSQGSSTAANEAPGSVFCAMSQKSSLKDCSEKKALDDRPQVLQPHRLRSFSASQSTDREEASPVTEVRIKTEPSSPLSDPSDIIRVTVGGEAAAVAAAAAATRDLPLKTEEDQRDMSRLPAKRRFQTDRRSPLKKAKANEHGPAVSEENCEEGRSPPSLDSNFPDSDLNREEFGELEGTRPNKKFKCKHCLKIFRSTAGLHRHVNMYHNPEKPYACDICHKRFHTNFKVWTHCQTQHGIVKNPSPASSSHAVLDEKFQRKLIDIVREREIKKALIIKLRRSKPGFQGQSSSPAQQVIKRNLRSRAKGAYICAYCGKAYRFLSQFKQHIKMHPGERPLGVSRAAKPKERALARAVENKEVYPCRLCNAKLSSLLEQGNHERLCRNATVCPYCSLRFFSPALKQEHEDRCEYKKLTCLECMRTFKSSFSIWRHQVEVHNQNNMALAENFALATLDHNGEVAAASRPQTEPSKVNHVATPKEDTAFSDSSEQVNFDSEDSSCLPEDLSLSKQLKVQVKEEPVEEAEEEAPEASAAPREAGPSKETGLWPCEKCGKMFTAHKQLERHQELLCSVKPFICHVCYKAFRTNFRLWSHFQTHMSQATEEPVQKESEVCPVPTNSPSPPPLPPPPPLPKIQPLEPDSPTGLPENPTPATEKLFAPQESDTLFYHAPPLSAITFKRQFMCKLCHRTFKTAFSLWSHEQTHN, from the coding sequence ATGGAGGGACTGCTGCATTACATCAACCCAGCACATGCTATCTCTCTGCTCAGTGCCCTCAATGAGGAGCGCCTCAAGGGACAGCTGTGTGACGTGCTCCTGATTGTTGGGGACCAGAAATTCCGAGCTCATAAGAACGTCTTGGCTGCCAGCAGTGAGTACTTCCAGAGTTTATTCACGAATAAGGAGAACGAGGCACAGACTGTCTTTCAGCTGGACTTCTGTGAGCCTGACGCTTTTGACAACGTTCTGAACTACATTTACTCTTCTTCCCTTTTTGTGGAGAAGGGCAGCCTTGCTGCTGTGCAGGAGCTGGGGTATAGCCTTGGTATCTCCTTCCTGACCAACATCGTTGCCAAAGCCCCTCAGGCTCCTTTTCCAGCCTGTCCCAACAGGAAAAGAGTGCCAGTGGAAGATGATGAAACCAGCTCTCAAAAGCGAAGTGTCATTGTGTGTCAGGGCAGAAGTGAAGTGCCAGGGAAAGCCAGTGGTCCAGCCATGCAGGACCTCAGCCATACTGCCCGGGCCTCCCCCAGTGCTTCAGTCAAGACCAGCACCAGTAAGCCACATGTGGCCAAGCCGCCAGAGCAGCTTCATAGTCTGCCCTTAACTGAAAAGAGCTGGACAAAGGATAGTGCTGCAGTATATGCAAAGTCTCTGGAACAGCCTGGGGCTTTGGATGATCCTAATAGGGGCAGTTTGGTAAAGAGAAATACAGTCCTGCCCccaaagccttcacaggacaggGAGGCCACAGATGATAAACCAGGGGTGAGCAGCCAGCTTCCCAAGGGGAAAGCTATAGAGCTGGCTCTGAAGAGACCACGGCCCCCTGTTCTGTCTCTTCATAGCTCATCAGAGACTCCATATCTCTTAAAAGAAACTAGCAAAGGAGGTGGTCAGGGGGAGGATAGGAACTTGCTCTACTACTCTAAGCTAGGACTGGTGGTCCCTTCTGGTGGGCCTGCTTCTGCAAACCAGAGCATTGACAGAAGCGGCCCACTAGTGAAAAGCCTCCTCAGGCGGTCACTGTCTATGGACAGCCAGGTTCCTGTTTACTCCCCCTCCATAGATTTGAAGTCATCCCAGGGATCATCCACAGCGGCAAATGAGGCACCGGGTAGTGTGTTCTGTGCGATGTCTCAAAAGTCATCTTTAAAAGATTGCAGTGAAAAAAAAGCTCTGGATGACAGGCCTCAAGTGCTCCAGCCTCATCGCCTCAGGTCCTTTAGTGCTTCCCAGTCAACAGACAGGGAGGAAGCCTCCCCTGTGACTGAGGTACGCATTAAGACGGAACCCAGCAGCCCACTGTCGGACCCCTCAGACATCATCCGGGTCACTgtgggaggagaagcagcagcagtagcagcagcagcagcagctacaaGAGACCTGCCCCTCAAAACAGAGGAAGACCAGAGAGATATGAGCAGACTCCCAGCAAAGAGAAGGttccagacagacagaaggtCACCCTTGAAGAAGGCAAAGGCAAATGAACACGGACCTGCTGTCTCAGAAGAGAACTGTGAAGAGGGCAGGAGCCCTCCTTCCCTTGACAGCAACTTCCCAGATTCTGACTTAAACAGAGAGGAGTTTGGTGAGTTGGAGGGGACGAGaccaaacaaaaaatttaaatgcaaacATTGCCTTAAGATTTTTAGATCAACCGCGGGTCTTCACCGCCATGTTAACATGTACCATAACCCAGAGAAGCCTTACGCTTGTGACATCTGTCACAAGAGGTTTCACACCAACTTCAAAGTGTGGACACACTGTCAGACCCAACACGGCATAGTGAAGAACCCATCGCCAGCCTCTAGTTCCCATGCAGTTTTGGATGAGAAATTCCAAAGAAAGCTGATTGACatagtgagagagagggagattaaGAAGGCCCTGATCATTAAGCTGAGGCGCAGCAAGCCTGGCTTCCAGGGACAGAGTAGCTCCCCAGCACAGCAAGTCATCAAGAGGAACTTGCGCTCCCGAGCCAAAGGGGCCTACATTTGTGCCTACTGTGGCAAGGCATACCGCTTTCTCTCTCAGTTTAAGCAGCACATAAAGATGCACCCGGGAGAGAGGCCCCTCGGAGTAAGCAGAGCTGCTAAGCCAAAAGAGCGGGCTCTGGCACGCGCGGTAGAGAACAAGGAGGTTTACCCGTGCCGCCTCTGTAATGCTAAGCTCTCTTCTCTTCTAGAGCAAGGCAACCACGAGCGCTTGTGCCGGAACGCCACCGTTTGCCCTTACTGCAGCCTCAGGTTCTTCTCTCCCGCACTGAAGCAGGAACATGAGGACAGGTGTGAGTACAAAAAGCTGACTTGCCTGGAGTGCATGCGAACCTTCAAGTCCTCCTTCAGCATCTGGCGGCACCAGGTAGAAGTGCATAACCAGAACAACATGGCTTTAGCAGAGAACTTCGCCCTGGCCACCCTGGACCACAACGGTGAAGTGGCAGCTGCTTCCAGGCCTCAGACTGAGCCCAGCAAGGTAAACCATGTGGCCACTCCAAAAGAGGATACAGCATTTAGCGACTCTTCAGAGCAAGTGAACTTTGATTCTGAGgattcctcctgcctccctgaagACTTGAGTCTTTCAAAGCAACTGAAAGTCCAGGTCAAAGAGGAGCctgtggaggaggcagaggaggaggctcCTGAGGCTAGTGCAGCTCCCAGGGAGGCTGGCCCCAGCAAGGAGACCGGCCTATGGCCCTGTGAGAAATGCGGAAAGATGTTCACGGCACACAAGCAGCTGGAGCGGCACCAGGAGCTGCTGTGTTCTGTGAAGCCCTTCATCTGCCACGTATGCTACAAAGCCTTCCGTACCAACTTCCGACTCTGGAGTCACTTCCAGACCCACATGTCTCAGGCTACAGAGGAGCCTGTGCAGAAAGAATCAGAGGTGTGTCCTGTGCCCACaaactccccctccccaccacctctgCCACCTCCGCCACCCTTGCCCAAGATTCAGCCCCTGGAGCCAGACAGCCCTACAGGCCTGCCTGAGAACCCAACCCCAGCTACAGAGAAGCTGTTTGCACCCCAGGAGTCAGATACCCTCTTCTACCATGCCCCACCCCTTTCAGCAATCACATTTAAAAGACAGTTCATGTGCAAGCTCTGCCATAGGACATTCAAGACGGCCTTCAGTCTTTGGAGTCATGAGCAGACACACAATTAA
- the Zbtb21 gene encoding zinc finger and BTB domain-containing protein 21 isoform X4, translating to MMHSVQRAHKHSGEEERRKMCACQIKCRMEGLLHYINPAHAISLLSALNEERLKGQLCDVLLIVGDQKFRAHKNVLAASKQGNHERLCRNATVCPYCSLRFFSPALKQEHEDRCEYKKLTCLECMRTFKSSFSIWRHQVEVHNQNNMALAENFALATLDHNGEVAAASRPQTEPSKVNHVATPKEDTAFSDSSEQVNFDSEDSSCLPEDLSLSKQLKVQVKEEPVEEAEEEAPEASAAPREAGPSKETGLWPCEKCGKMFTAHKQLERHQELLCSVKPFICHVCYKAFRTNFRLWSHFQTHMSQATEEPVQKESEVCPVPTNSPSPPPLPPPPPLPKIQPLEPDSPTGLPENPTPATEKLFAPQESDTLFYHAPPLSAITFKRQFMCKLCHRTFKTAFSLWSHEQTHN from the exons ATGATGCACAGTGTACAGCGGGCTCACAAACACtcgggagaggaagagagaagaaagatgtgtGCTTGCCAG ATAAAGTGCAGGATGGAGGGACTGCTGCATTACATCAACCCAGCACATGCTATCTCTCTGCTCAGTGCCCTCAATGAGGAGCGCCTCAAGGGACAGCTGTGTGACGTGCTCCTGATTGTTGGGGACCAGAAATTCCGAGCTCATAAGAACGTCTTGGCTGCCAGCA AGCAAGGCAACCACGAGCGCTTGTGCCGGAACGCCACCGTTTGCCCTTACTGCAGCCTCAGGTTCTTCTCTCCCGCACTGAAGCAGGAACATGAGGACAGGTGTGAGTACAAAAAGCTGACTTGCCTGGAGTGCATGCGAACCTTCAAGTCCTCCTTCAGCATCTGGCGGCACCAGGTAGAAGTGCATAACCAGAACAACATGGCTTTAGCAGAGAACTTCGCCCTGGCCACCCTGGACCACAACGGTGAAGTGGCAGCTGCTTCCAGGCCTCAGACTGAGCCCAGCAAGGTAAACCATGTGGCCACTCCAAAAGAGGATACAGCATTTAGCGACTCTTCAGAGCAAGTGAACTTTGATTCTGAGgattcctcctgcctccctgaagACTTGAGTCTTTCAAAGCAACTGAAAGTCCAGGTCAAAGAGGAGCctgtggaggaggcagaggaggaggctcCTGAGGCTAGTGCAGCTCCCAGGGAGGCTGGCCCCAGCAAGGAGACCGGCCTATGGCCCTGTGAGAAATGCGGAAAGATGTTCACGGCACACAAGCAGCTGGAGCGGCACCAGGAGCTGCTGTGTTCTGTGAAGCCCTTCATCTGCCACGTATGCTACAAAGCCTTCCGTACCAACTTCCGACTCTGGAGTCACTTCCAGACCCACATGTCTCAGGCTACAGAGGAGCCTGTGCAGAAAGAATCAGAGGTGTGTCCTGTGCCCACaaactccccctccccaccacctctgCCACCTCCGCCACCCTTGCCCAAGATTCAGCCCCTGGAGCCAGACAGCCCTACAGGCCTGCCTGAGAACCCAACCCCAGCTACAGAGAAGCTGTTTGCACCCCAGGAGTCAGATACCCTCTTCTACCATGCCCCACCCCTTTCAGCAATCACATTTAAAAGACAGTTCATGTGCAAGCTCTGCCATAGGACATTCAAGACGGCCTTCAGTCTTTGGAGTCATGAGCAGACACACAATTAA